Proteins encoded by one window of Cydia fagiglandana chromosome Z, ilCydFagi1.1, whole genome shotgun sequence:
- the LOC134678621 gene encoding ras GTPase-activating protein raskol isoform X6, with translation MSLQRPKSTRFKMWKSIILRKRKYSEALPCDVESYAALAAMQGGCASTLPPSLNALRAYTSYEKACRRGSAPSTPVPGAQAQHSPSRLASFFFSKRSFRNNPLKRTKSATKLERDRALQAPPTHPASHALRTSRSHESLLSAHSPAVSTMDLGPPNQVEIRALHSSVLGRPHCFALSAENRAPRYFACASRKERDRWIYSLRQAARPDEMRTRRCERSVKLWLLEAKAIPPKKRYYCEILLDDTLYARSSSKLKSELCFWGEVYEFTGLQAVRAINVNVYREPERRSRKRDKHALVGTVRIPVDDVSSRYLNERWYPLSGGDKPQSPGGRAPPPPAPALRIKCRYQSVDVLPLDHYARFLDYLKRNYKRLCEYLEPHIGVKAKEDIGCALVLCMAGAGLAPRYLADVVALDVRRTGDHSLTFRGNSLATKSMEAYLKLVGDQYLQDTLSEAVAAAAGPGAAECEVDPLRAGSGAALRRQQTALRDAVTLAWRAIAGSAPRFPPPLRDCFATFRERLTAMGREDISDNLISASIFLRFLCPAILSPSLFGITHEYPNERAARNLTLVAKTLQTLANFTRFQGKEAFMEFLNDFLEQEAPNMKAFLRAISMRPQEQAQEGSNRNSSASQGSVEAVEADPEWAPHVDLGKQLATLHALLVDSLPKLPGGRTQELEPLQDILDELSKRLASSDNGVTPHVADNIFRFNDPTCTTPTNKPAEPPSGQNNFAHSSPIMPKSGVQFNISPSKSNAEDSKYKGVYAGGMKSPANLRSATLPRNVYASSPVQNVNPDRYSSQYNNQEHCVNLKVVQIGFSSDQYPKGMNNGVGESLERRMQGYKPSNYQPTHFHNANYNGTERSPSSDNINHNYCSNDMQNLMRDTATLEELSDLLKYADDSDIVDEKLIMNKKTLSQTQSNNNNNIVVNGNKGYANNGSNVSISGLSNVASSGYQSIATYSQSSSPVENAAHHHPPYENGGQPMSRYSQLNYQKQRDKHFYDNKNDKFYPKSQVQQKIEYDIQKYGIQNFTMPDTAQTNTSANSKMAPLVFTNPVYNMEDSRQTPEKKKTNENRNSKRCPCGSSSSSIDEEVLSTDNVETNSEEGSTNFNDEGRSYDQQNRNNTHRKITRDCNYEDVYQRSNHSHSPRVRDDESSSNSPSLRKSSKTRMPRTNPMLSYSTNQNPPNYKHFGQRGESLYESKPHHISTEGGYPMSRSESNVEEVNKEMYRLQISRSQKALSNMDNLKVSPEKYSLGDAGSETNYPLDRAYSAAKMSSSRLNEDLDRHQEYYQRRESPSRMVFSRESHSSEASERAGREAREPPRESREAREPAREKLQRRLSLESARELTDSSDELEDTLYSTTGRRRNKHHRTIEQYEREIDRLKNSVDLLRGRLGPAEPGQDTSDTKMKAIITRLISVEDELRREQRKMAAALSHKQRVIEAQEHRIAALDEANTRLLSALVHLQQRAPHPAHQHNHQELQI, from the exons ATCGCACGAGAGTTTACTATCGGCGCATTCTCCTGCAGTTTCCACCATGGATTTGGGACCGCCAAATCAG GTGGAAATACGTGCATTGCACTCGTCGGTGCTAGGCCGGCCGCATTGCTTCGCCCTAAGCGCTGAGAATCGCGCTCCTCGATATTTCGCTTGCGCCTCGAGAAAGGAACGTGACCGTTGGATTTACAG TCTGCGGCAGGCCGCGCGGCCCGACGAGATGCGCACGCGGCGCTGTGAGCGCTCGGTGAAACTGTGGCTGCTCGAGGCCAAGGCGATTCCGCCCAAGAAGCGGTACTACTGCGAGATATTGCTCGACGACACGCTTTACGCCAG ATCATCGTCGAAATTGAAGTCGGAACTGTGCTTCTGGGGCGAGGTGTACGAGTTCACCGGGCTCCAGGCGGTGCGCGCCATCAACGTCAACGTGTACAGGGAGCCCGAGCGGCGCAGCCGCAAGCGGGACAAACACGCGCTTGTCG GCACAGTCCGCATCCCGGTCGACGACGTATCCTCCCGATACCTCAACGAGCGTTGGTACCCCCTCTCCGGGGGGGACAAGCCCCAGTCGCCGGGGGGCCGCGCCCCGCCTCCCCCCGCGCCCGCGCTCCGCATCAAGTGCCGCTACCAGAGCGTCGACGTGCTCCCGCTCGACCACTACGCCAGGTTCCTGGACTATCTCAAGAGGAATTACAAGAGGCTATGCGAATATCTGGAACCGCATATTG GCGTAAAGGCTAAAGAGGACATCGGTTGCGCATTGGTCCTGTGCATGGCCGGCGCGGGCCTGGCGCCGCGCTATCTGGCCGACGTGGTAGCCCTGGACGTCCGCAGGACGGGCGACCACTCGCTCACTTTTAGAGGCAACTCGCTGGCTACAAAGAGTATGGAGGCGTATTTGAAGCTCGTCGGCGATCAATATCTACAG GACACACTGAGCGAAGCGGTGGCTGCGGCCGCCGGTCCCGGCGCGGCCGAATGCGAAGTTGACCCGTTGCGTGCCGGTAGCGGCGCGGCCCTGCGTCGGCAGCAAACCGCTCTCAGGGACGCGGTCACCCTAGCCTGGAGGGCCATAGCTGGCTCCGCGCCACGGTTCCCCCCGCCGCTCAGGGACTGTTTCGCCACCTTCCGCGAGAG ACTGACTGCGATGGGCCGAGAGGACATTTCGGACAACTTGATAAGTGCGTCCATATTCCTCCGCTTCCTATGCCCTGCAATTCTGTCTCCAAGTCTATTTGGGATTACTCACG AGTACCCGAATGAGCGAGCCGCCCGCAACTTGACACTAGTTGCCAAGACCCTGCAGACACTGGCGAACTTCACGCGGTTCCAGGGCAAGGAGGCTTTCATGGAGTTCCTCAATGACTTCCTTGAACAAGAGGCGCCTAATATGAAGGCGTTCCTTAGAGCTATTTCC ATGCGTCCTCAAGAGCAAGCGCAGGAGGGCAGCAACCGCAACTCGTCGGCGTCGCAGGGCTCCGTGGAAGCGGTGGAGGCGGATCCCGAGTGGGCGCCGCACGTGGACTTGGGCAAGCAACTGGCGACTTTGCACGCGCTGCTGGTCGACAGCCTGCCTAAACTGCCTGGCGGGAGGACTCAG GAACTGGAGCCGTTGCAAGACATCCTGGACGAGCTGAGCAAGCGCCTCGCGAGCAGCGACAACGGCGTGACGCCGCACGTCGCCGACAACATCTTTCGGTTCAACGACCCCACCTGCACCACCCCCACCAACAAGCCCGCCGAGCCCCCCAGCGGCCAGAACAACTTCGCTCATAGCTCCCCTATCATGCCCAAGAGCGGCGTGCAGTTCAACATAAGCCCTTCCAAATCCAACGCCGAGGATTCTAAGTACAAAGGCGTGTACGCCGGCGGCATGAAATCCCCCGCCAACCTCCGCTCCGCCACCCTCCCCAGAAATGTGTACGCCTCCAGCCCCGTTCAAAACGTCAACCCTGACCGCTACAGCTCGCAGTACAACAACCAGGAACATTGCGTCAACCTTAAAGTCGTCCAGATAGGATTCAGCTCCGACCAGTACCCCAAAGGCATGAATAATGGCGTCGGCGAGAGCCTCGAGCGCCGCATGCAGGGCTACAAACCCAGCAACTATCAACCCACTCACTTCCACAACGCCAACTACAACGGCACCGAGCGGTCGCCCAGCTCCGACAACATTAACCACAATTATTGCTCCAATGACATGCAAAATCTCATGAGGGACACGGCCACTCTCGAGGAGTTATCAGACTTATTGAAATACGCCGACGATTCTGATATCGTCGACGAGAAACTTATTATGAACAAGAAGACATTGTCACAAACCCAGtcgaataataataacaatattGTCGTTAATGGGAATAAGGGTTATGCTAATAACGGATCGAACGTTTCTATCAGCGGGCTGTCGAACGTCGCCAGCTCCGGGTATCAAAGCATAGCCACCTACAGCCAAAGTTCTAGTCCCGTGGAAAACGCCGCCCATCACCATCCACCTTATGAGAACGGCGGCCAGCCAATGAGCCGGTATTCGCAACTTAACTACCAGAAGCAGAGGGATAAGCACTTCTACGACAATAAGAACGACAAGTTTTACCCAAAAAGCCAAGTGCAACAAAAAATAGAGTACGACATTCAAAAATACGGCATACAAAACTTTACAATGCCCGACACCGCGCAGACCAACACGAGCGCGAACTCGAAAATGGCTCCGCTCGTGTTTACAAATCCCGTCTACAACATGGAGGACAGCCGCCAGACTCCGGAGAAGAAGAAAACCAATGAGAACAGGAATTCCAAGCGATGTCCCTGTGGCTCGTCCAGTTCATCGATAGATGAGGAGGTTCTGAGCACGGACAACGTGGAAACTAACTCCGAGGAGGGTTCTACAAACTTCAACGACGAAGGTAGAAGCTACGATCAGCAGAACCGCAACAATACCCACCGAAAGATAACCAGAGATTGTAATTACGAAGACGTATACCAAAGGAGCAACCACAGTCACTCACCGCGCGTGCGCGACGACGAGTCCTCCAGCAACTCGCCGAGCCTGCGCAAGAGCAGCAAGACGCGCATGCCGCGAACCAATCCCATGCTCTCCTACTCCACTAACCAAAACCCGCCGAACTACAAGCATTTCGGTCAGCGCGGCGAGTCACTCTATGAGAGCAAGCCTCACCACATCTCCACCGAGGGCGGCTACCCCATGAGCCGCTCCGAGTCCAATGTCGAAGAAGTCAACAAGGAGATGTACCGATTACAGATCTCACGGAGTCAGAAGGCTTTGAGCAATATGGACAATTTGAAGGTCTCTCCAGAGAAATATTCCCTCGGCGACGCCGGGTCCGAAACTAATTATCCCCTAGATCGCGCGTATTCAGCGGCTAAGATGTCGAGCAGTCGGTTAAACGAGGACCTGGACAGGCACCAGGAGTATTACCAGAGGCGGGAATCGCCTTCCCGAATGGTGTTTAGTCGAGAGTCTCACTCGAGCGAGGCGAGCGAGCGCGCCGGCCGCGAGGCGCGGGAGCCGCCGCGAGAGTCTCGCGAGGCCCGCGAGCCGGCCAGAGAGAAGCTGCAGAGGCGGCTGAGCCTGGAGTCGGCGCGGGAGCTCACGGACAGCTCCGACGAGCTGGAGGACACGCTCTACAGCACCACTGGCCGCCGCCGCAACAAGCATCACAGGACCATCGAACAG TACGAGCGAGAGATCGACCGGCTAAAGAACTCTGTGGATCTGCTGCGCGGGAGGCTGGGCCCCGCCGAGCCCGGCCAGGACACTTCCGACACCAAGATGAAAGCTATTATTACCAG GTTGATCAGTGTGGAGGACGAGCTGCGGCGCGAGCAGCGCAAGATGGCTGCCGCGCTGTCGCACAAGCAGCGCGTGATCGAGGCGCAGGAGCACCGCATCGCCGCGCTGGACGAGGCCAACACGCGCCTGCTGTCCGCGCTCGTGCACCTGCAGCAGCGGGCGCCGCACCCCGCGCACCAGCACAACCACCAGGAGCTACAAATATAA
- the LOC134678621 gene encoding ras GTPase-activating protein raskol isoform X5: MSTERRLSRSFHSCLKGSSTEEAADEEENCYHSLGGRHSLSRQPQVYVEDLSNMSLADFETTQEENNDTSYEKACRRGSAPSTPVPGAQAQHSPSRLASFFFSKRSFRNNPLKRTKSATKLERDRALQAPPTHPASHALRTSRSHESLLSAHSPAVSTMDLGPPNQVEIRALHSSVLGRPHCFALSAENRAPRYFACASRKERDRWIYSLRQAARPDEMRTRRCERSVKLWLLEAKAIPPKKRYYCEILLDDTLYARSSSKLKSELCFWGEVYEFTGLQAVRAINVNVYREPERRSRKRDKHALVGTVRIPVDDVSSRYLNERWYPLSGGDKPQSPGGRAPPPPAPALRIKCRYQSVDVLPLDHYARFLDYLKRNYKRLCEYLEPHIGVKAKEDIGCALVLCMAGAGLAPRYLADVVALDVRRTGDHSLTFRGNSLATKSMEAYLKLVGDQYLQDTLSEAVAAAAGPGAAECEVDPLRAGSGAALRRQQTALRDAVTLAWRAIAGSAPRFPPPLRDCFATFRERLTAMGREDISDNLISASIFLRFLCPAILSPSLFGITHEYPNERAARNLTLVAKTLQTLANFTRFQGKEAFMEFLNDFLEQEAPNMKAFLRAISMRPQEQAQEGSNRNSSASQGSVEAVEADPEWAPHVDLGKQLATLHALLVDSLPKLPGGRTQELEPLQDILDELSKRLASSDNGVTPHVADNIFRFNDPTCTTPTNKPAEPPSGQNNFAHSSPIMPKSGVQFNISPSKSNAEDSKYKGVYAGGMKSPANLRSATLPRNVYASSPVQNVNPDRYSSQYNNQEHCVNLKVVQIGFSSDQYPKGMNNGVGESLERRMQGYKPSNYQPTHFHNANYNGTERSPSSDNINHNYCSNDMQNLMRDTATLEELSDLLKYADDSDIVDEKLIMNKKTLSQTQSNNNNNIVVNGNKGYANNGSNVSISGLSNVASSGYQSIATYSQSSSPVENAAHHHPPYENGGQPMSRYSQLNYQKQRDKHFYDNKNDKFYPKSQVQQKIEYDIQKYGIQNFTMPDTAQTNTSANSKMAPLVFTNPVYNMEDSRQTPEKKKTNENRNSKRCPCGSSSSSIDEEVLSTDNVETNSEEGSTNFNDEGRSYDQQNRNNTHRKITRDCNYEDVYQRSNHSHSPRVRDDESSSNSPSLRKSSKTRMPRTNPMLSYSTNQNPPNYKHFGQRGESLYESKPHHISTEGGYPMSRSESNVEEVNKEMYRLQISRSQKALSNMDNLKVSPEKYSLGDAGSETNYPLDRAYSAAKMSSSRLNEDLDRHQEYYQRRESPSRMVFSRESHSSEASERAGREAREPPRESREAREPAREKLQRRLSLESARELTDSSDELEDTLYSTTGRRRNKHHRTIEQYEREIDRLKNSVDLLRGRLGPAEPGQDTSDTKMKAIITRLISVEDELRREQRKMAAALSHKQRVIEAQEHRIAALDEANTRLLSALVHLQQRAPHPAHQHNHQELQI, from the exons ATCGCACGAGAGTTTACTATCGGCGCATTCTCCTGCAGTTTCCACCATGGATTTGGGACCGCCAAATCAG GTGGAAATACGTGCATTGCACTCGTCGGTGCTAGGCCGGCCGCATTGCTTCGCCCTAAGCGCTGAGAATCGCGCTCCTCGATATTTCGCTTGCGCCTCGAGAAAGGAACGTGACCGTTGGATTTACAG TCTGCGGCAGGCCGCGCGGCCCGACGAGATGCGCACGCGGCGCTGTGAGCGCTCGGTGAAACTGTGGCTGCTCGAGGCCAAGGCGATTCCGCCCAAGAAGCGGTACTACTGCGAGATATTGCTCGACGACACGCTTTACGCCAG ATCATCGTCGAAATTGAAGTCGGAACTGTGCTTCTGGGGCGAGGTGTACGAGTTCACCGGGCTCCAGGCGGTGCGCGCCATCAACGTCAACGTGTACAGGGAGCCCGAGCGGCGCAGCCGCAAGCGGGACAAACACGCGCTTGTCG GCACAGTCCGCATCCCGGTCGACGACGTATCCTCCCGATACCTCAACGAGCGTTGGTACCCCCTCTCCGGGGGGGACAAGCCCCAGTCGCCGGGGGGCCGCGCCCCGCCTCCCCCCGCGCCCGCGCTCCGCATCAAGTGCCGCTACCAGAGCGTCGACGTGCTCCCGCTCGACCACTACGCCAGGTTCCTGGACTATCTCAAGAGGAATTACAAGAGGCTATGCGAATATCTGGAACCGCATATTG GCGTAAAGGCTAAAGAGGACATCGGTTGCGCATTGGTCCTGTGCATGGCCGGCGCGGGCCTGGCGCCGCGCTATCTGGCCGACGTGGTAGCCCTGGACGTCCGCAGGACGGGCGACCACTCGCTCACTTTTAGAGGCAACTCGCTGGCTACAAAGAGTATGGAGGCGTATTTGAAGCTCGTCGGCGATCAATATCTACAG GACACACTGAGCGAAGCGGTGGCTGCGGCCGCCGGTCCCGGCGCGGCCGAATGCGAAGTTGACCCGTTGCGTGCCGGTAGCGGCGCGGCCCTGCGTCGGCAGCAAACCGCTCTCAGGGACGCGGTCACCCTAGCCTGGAGGGCCATAGCTGGCTCCGCGCCACGGTTCCCCCCGCCGCTCAGGGACTGTTTCGCCACCTTCCGCGAGAG ACTGACTGCGATGGGCCGAGAGGACATTTCGGACAACTTGATAAGTGCGTCCATATTCCTCCGCTTCCTATGCCCTGCAATTCTGTCTCCAAGTCTATTTGGGATTACTCACG AGTACCCGAATGAGCGAGCCGCCCGCAACTTGACACTAGTTGCCAAGACCCTGCAGACACTGGCGAACTTCACGCGGTTCCAGGGCAAGGAGGCTTTCATGGAGTTCCTCAATGACTTCCTTGAACAAGAGGCGCCTAATATGAAGGCGTTCCTTAGAGCTATTTCC ATGCGTCCTCAAGAGCAAGCGCAGGAGGGCAGCAACCGCAACTCGTCGGCGTCGCAGGGCTCCGTGGAAGCGGTGGAGGCGGATCCCGAGTGGGCGCCGCACGTGGACTTGGGCAAGCAACTGGCGACTTTGCACGCGCTGCTGGTCGACAGCCTGCCTAAACTGCCTGGCGGGAGGACTCAG GAACTGGAGCCGTTGCAAGACATCCTGGACGAGCTGAGCAAGCGCCTCGCGAGCAGCGACAACGGCGTGACGCCGCACGTCGCCGACAACATCTTTCGGTTCAACGACCCCACCTGCACCACCCCCACCAACAAGCCCGCCGAGCCCCCCAGCGGCCAGAACAACTTCGCTCATAGCTCCCCTATCATGCCCAAGAGCGGCGTGCAGTTCAACATAAGCCCTTCCAAATCCAACGCCGAGGATTCTAAGTACAAAGGCGTGTACGCCGGCGGCATGAAATCCCCCGCCAACCTCCGCTCCGCCACCCTCCCCAGAAATGTGTACGCCTCCAGCCCCGTTCAAAACGTCAACCCTGACCGCTACAGCTCGCAGTACAACAACCAGGAACATTGCGTCAACCTTAAAGTCGTCCAGATAGGATTCAGCTCCGACCAGTACCCCAAAGGCATGAATAATGGCGTCGGCGAGAGCCTCGAGCGCCGCATGCAGGGCTACAAACCCAGCAACTATCAACCCACTCACTTCCACAACGCCAACTACAACGGCACCGAGCGGTCGCCCAGCTCCGACAACATTAACCACAATTATTGCTCCAATGACATGCAAAATCTCATGAGGGACACGGCCACTCTCGAGGAGTTATCAGACTTATTGAAATACGCCGACGATTCTGATATCGTCGACGAGAAACTTATTATGAACAAGAAGACATTGTCACAAACCCAGtcgaataataataacaatattGTCGTTAATGGGAATAAGGGTTATGCTAATAACGGATCGAACGTTTCTATCAGCGGGCTGTCGAACGTCGCCAGCTCCGGGTATCAAAGCATAGCCACCTACAGCCAAAGTTCTAGTCCCGTGGAAAACGCCGCCCATCACCATCCACCTTATGAGAACGGCGGCCAGCCAATGAGCCGGTATTCGCAACTTAACTACCAGAAGCAGAGGGATAAGCACTTCTACGACAATAAGAACGACAAGTTTTACCCAAAAAGCCAAGTGCAACAAAAAATAGAGTACGACATTCAAAAATACGGCATACAAAACTTTACAATGCCCGACACCGCGCAGACCAACACGAGCGCGAACTCGAAAATGGCTCCGCTCGTGTTTACAAATCCCGTCTACAACATGGAGGACAGCCGCCAGACTCCGGAGAAGAAGAAAACCAATGAGAACAGGAATTCCAAGCGATGTCCCTGTGGCTCGTCCAGTTCATCGATAGATGAGGAGGTTCTGAGCACGGACAACGTGGAAACTAACTCCGAGGAGGGTTCTACAAACTTCAACGACGAAGGTAGAAGCTACGATCAGCAGAACCGCAACAATACCCACCGAAAGATAACCAGAGATTGTAATTACGAAGACGTATACCAAAGGAGCAACCACAGTCACTCACCGCGCGTGCGCGACGACGAGTCCTCCAGCAACTCGCCGAGCCTGCGCAAGAGCAGCAAGACGCGCATGCCGCGAACCAATCCCATGCTCTCCTACTCCACTAACCAAAACCCGCCGAACTACAAGCATTTCGGTCAGCGCGGCGAGTCACTCTATGAGAGCAAGCCTCACCACATCTCCACCGAGGGCGGCTACCCCATGAGCCGCTCCGAGTCCAATGTCGAAGAAGTCAACAAGGAGATGTACCGATTACAGATCTCACGGAGTCAGAAGGCTTTGAGCAATATGGACAATTTGAAGGTCTCTCCAGAGAAATATTCCCTCGGCGACGCCGGGTCCGAAACTAATTATCCCCTAGATCGCGCGTATTCAGCGGCTAAGATGTCGAGCAGTCGGTTAAACGAGGACCTGGACAGGCACCAGGAGTATTACCAGAGGCGGGAATCGCCTTCCCGAATGGTGTTTAGTCGAGAGTCTCACTCGAGCGAGGCGAGCGAGCGCGCCGGCCGCGAGGCGCGGGAGCCGCCGCGAGAGTCTCGCGAGGCCCGCGAGCCGGCCAGAGAGAAGCTGCAGAGGCGGCTGAGCCTGGAGTCGGCGCGGGAGCTCACGGACAGCTCCGACGAGCTGGAGGACACGCTCTACAGCACCACTGGCCGCCGCCGCAACAAGCATCACAGGACCATCGAACAG TACGAGCGAGAGATCGACCGGCTAAAGAACTCTGTGGATCTGCTGCGCGGGAGGCTGGGCCCCGCCGAGCCCGGCCAGGACACTTCCGACACCAAGATGAAAGCTATTATTACCAG GTTGATCAGTGTGGAGGACGAGCTGCGGCGCGAGCAGCGCAAGATGGCTGCCGCGCTGTCGCACAAGCAGCGCGTGATCGAGGCGCAGGAGCACCGCATCGCCGCGCTGGACGAGGCCAACACGCGCCTGCTGTCCGCGCTCGTGCACCTGCAGCAGCGGGCGCCGCACCCCGCGCACCAGCACAACCACCAGGAGCTACAAATATAA
- the LOC134678631 gene encoding uncharacterized protein LOC134678631 produces the protein MTSTHGQAQDAADSFLRRQQQRSQFLYSKQTRERQVYMEDLREYRRQVEKKAMKRMKKLVGPTWYQVLSVPQRDALDSLGNSVYQDLLEGRPSRTARIINKLGVVPLPKPMDLMAANLHGSDDPKKMLGHLYFILFGHSIEGKRNSYCFNAKLILSAIFYLGLKNLIELLREQFKPDKDVAPTPPKPKPKRQAPLPSPYLERSIVPMWYPASPKKFIPPPLPKFDELNEPYVESDEYRIRIKPPPPPPPPPPPKRVPLAICNKLAGVFNIAPNQVTSVTMKTTMSHGKHHNHNMTLEVKKKTYGICITRPTRKGLRRKPKPPTTGVNNAQYLIQGVYTIGRRTVFVLGSVSILPAEGELIHGGFAQTPSGYTNIHLGFRGYSASPPPDQCDCNQKWHDKILKYVKESKCYCGHNYDYGHEGPFPPDEVPYFERPKASAPYKFNYDTIFDVNHQNVIIKREVKKFLDEDSVTGLRKVVKKKEKKRSSKTCLGQDPTPSQYLKCALRLLRNLNEAARLPDVHLAPELVEWMRRRIHGPMGPAQRQAYLRQSLELQTRLESITPRIYASLFSKNDTQFEVASTWAHKLKFKDKFNKYSCEYRRELFKCFAKINNLFWRIMFHAEFPDKHFREIFFSYLYSKCNDLMLMRPYSSAETNDRTVRLNDRRMVCLPKGVEPPE, from the coding sequence ATGACAAGCACACATGGGCAAGCACAGGATGCCGCCGACTCGTTCTTACGTCGGCAGCAGCAGCGCTCGCAGTTCTTGTACTCCAAGCAGACCCGCGAGCGACAAGTCTACATGGAAGACCTCAGAGAATATCGACGGCAGGTTGAAAAAAAGGCCATGAAGAGAATGAAAAAACTCGTCGGCCCGACCTGGTACCAAGTACTCAGTGTACCGCAAAGAGACGCACTCGATAGCTTAGGGAATTCAGTTTACCAAGATTTACTTGAAGGACGGCCCTCTAGGACAGCCCGTATAATTAATAAACTCGGTGTTGTACCTCTCCCAAAACCCATGGACTTGATGGCTGCGAACTTACACGGAAGCGATGACCCCAAAAAAATGTTGGGGCATTTATATTTCATCCTCTTTGGCCACTCGATCGAGGGAAAGCGGAATTCTTACTGTTTTAATGCCAAGCTCATCTTATCGGCTATATTttatttgggtttaaaaaatttgaTCGAATTGTTGCGAGAACAATTTAAACCAGATAAAGATGTGGCACCAACGCCACCGAAGCCAAAGCCTAAACGCCAAGCACCTCTTCCGTCTCCGTACCTGGAGAGATCTATAGTTCCGATGTGGTATCCTGCTAGCCCCAAAAAGTTTATACCTCCTCCCTTGCCTAAGTTTGACGAGCTCAACGAACCTTATGTGGAGAGCGACGAATACAGAATTCGAATAAAGCCACCGCCGCCTCCACCTCCGCCGCCTCCCCCAAAACGCGTTCCACTAGCAATTTGTAACAAATTGGCAGGCGTGTTTAATATCGCGCCGAATCAGGTGACCTCTGTTACGATGAAGACTACGATGAGTCACGGAAaacatcataatcataatatgaCACTTGAAgttaaaaagaaaacttatgGCATATGCATAACGCGACCGACCCGTAAAGGATTACGTCGCAAGCCTAAACCTCCCACGACGGGTGTAAACAACGCTCAGTACTTGATACAAGGAGTGTATACAATTGGCCGGCGGACGGTATTCGTACTTGGTAGCGTTTCTATACTACCCGCTGAGGGCGAGCTTATACACGGTGGGTTCGCGCAGACTCCTAGCGGCTACACGAACATACACCTCGGATTCCGTGGCTACTCGGCATCACCTCCACCTGATCAATGCGACTGCAACCAGAAATGGCACGATAAAATACTAAAGTACGTCAAAGAAAGCAAATGCTACTGCGGCCACAACTACGACTACGGTCACGAGGGCCCTTTCCCACCGGACGAGGTTCCTTATTTCGAAAGGCCAAAGGCATCTGCACCGTATAAATTTAACTACGACACAATATTTGACGTAAATCATCAGAACGTGATAATCAAAAGAGAAGTTAAAAAATTTCTAGACGAGGATAGCGTGACAGGGTTAAGGAAAGTAGTcaaaaagaaagaaaagaagAGGTCATCTAAAACATGTCTGGGGCAGGATCCGACGCCCTCGCAGTATCTGAAGTGCGCGCTGCGACTGCTGCGCAACCTGAACGAAGCGGCGCGGCTGCCCGACGTGCACCTGGCGCCCGAGCTGGTGGAGTGGATGCGGCGCCGCATCCACGGCCCGATGGGTCCCGCCCAGCGCCAGGCCTACCTGAGACAGAGCCTCGAACTGCAGACCAGGCTTGAAAGCATCACGCCCAGGATTTACGCGTCCCTCTTTTCAAAGAACGACACCCAGTTCGAGGTCGCTTCTACCTGGGCCCACAAGTTAAAGTTCAAAGACAAATTTAATAAGTACTCGTGCGAATACAGAAGAGAACTGTTCAAATGTTTCGCCAAAATAAATAATCTATTCTGGCGGATCATGTTCCACGCGGAGTTTCCCGACAAGCATTTCCGCGAGATATTCTTTTCGTATTTGTACTCGAAGTGTAACGATCTGATGCTGATGCGGCCGTACAGCTCGGCCGAGACGAACGACCGCACGGTGCGGCTCAATGACCGGCGCATGGTCTGCCTGCCCAAGGGCGTCGAGCCGCCGGAGTGA